The Streptomyces sp. NBC_01276 genome contains the following window.
GCCTGAAGCAACGAGATGGGGGCGGTCCCGTGACCACGCAGGCGGCGCAGAGCACCACCCGGTACGAGGAGCTGGCCCGCCAGCTCACCGGCATCGGAGCGGTCCGCCGCGACCTGGCCCGGATCCTGCCCCCCGACTGCCCGCCCGGCGCCGCCGCCGTCCTCACCGTGCTGGACCGGCACGGCGAGATGCGGCTCAGCCGGCTCACCGAGTTCATGGCCGTCGACATCTCCGTGTCGAGCCGCCACGTCGCCCACCTGGCGGCCCGCGGCTGGATCGAGCGGGAGACCGACCCGGGCGACGGCCGCTGCCGGATCCTGCGGCTCACCACCGCGGGCCGTGCCGTGCTCGGCGAGCTCGGCGCCCGCTCCACGGACGCGCTGGAGAAGGCGCTCGCCGACTGGCCGTCCGAAGACATCGACACGCTCAACACCCTGCTGGCCCGACTCCGATCGAGCTTCTAGACAAAGGAAACCCATGGCTACGACCACACCCCACGGTGTGCGGGGAGGCGGCCGGTCGGAGACCACGTCCGACGGCGCACCCATGACCCACGCCCAGATCATGAAGGCGCTGTCCGGGCTCATGCTCGGCATGTTCGTGGCGATCCTGTCCTCCACGATCGTCTCCAACGCCCTGCCCAAGATCATCAGCGATCTCGGCGGCACCCAGTCCTCCTACACCTGGGTCGTCACCGCCGCCCTGCTGTCGATGACGGCCGCGACCCCCCTCTGGGGCAAGCTCTCCGACCTCTTCAGCAAGAAGCTGCTCGTCCAGATATCCCTGGTCATCTACGTCCTCGGCTCCGTCGTGGCGGGCCTGTCCCAGAACACCGGGACGCTCATCGCCTGCCGCGTGGTCCAGGGCATCGGCGTCGGCGGCCTCTCCGCCCTGGCCCAGATCGTGATGGCCGCGATGATCTCCCCGCGCGAGCGCGGCCGCTACAGCGGCTACCTCGGCGCGGTCTTCGCCGTCGGCACCGTCGGCGGCCCGCTCCTCGGCGGCGTCATCACCGACACCGACTGGCTCGGCTGGCGCTGGTGCTTCTACGTCGGCGTGCCCTTCGCGGTCATCGCCCTGATCGTCCTCCAGCGGACCCTGCACCTCCCGGTGGTCCGCCGCGAGGTCAAGGTGGACTGGCTGGGCGCCTTCCTCATCAGCGGCGCCGTGTCCCTGCTGCTGATCTGGGTCACCCAGGCCGGCACCTCGTACGACTGGATCTCCTGGCAGACCTGGGCGATGACCGGCGGCGCCCTGGTGCTGGGCCTGCTCTTCGTCCTCGTCGAGTCCCGCGCGAGCGACCCGATCATCCCGCTGCGCCTCTTCCGCAACAAGACCATCAGCCTGGCCTCGGTCGCCTCGCTCTTCGTCGGCATCGCGATGTTCTCCGG
Protein-coding sequences here:
- a CDS encoding MarR family winged helix-turn-helix transcriptional regulator — translated: MTTQAAQSTTRYEELARQLTGIGAVRRDLARILPPDCPPGAAAVLTVLDRHGEMRLSRLTEFMAVDISVSSRHVAHLAARGWIERETDPGDGRCRILRLTTAGRAVLGELGARSTDALEKALADWPSEDIDTLNTLLARLRSSF